A region of the Festucalex cinctus isolate MCC-2025b chromosome 8, RoL_Fcin_1.0, whole genome shotgun sequence genome:
AAAAATGTGAGCATCCATCAACGACAGAGACGGCAGTGACCATCTGTGATGGGGTGTGTCGACTTTTCATATGccactatatatattttgaactaaaaaaataaaaatctctgaCCTATTTGCTCTAATCAGTCATCGCCTATTTGCGGGTTACTGTCTGTGTGCTAAAGACCTGTCTAAAAGAAAAGTAGCATTGGCAAAATCCTGTGGTATCTTCAGGCTATTACAAACCTTTTGGGGAGGAGGGGGCATGAATTAGTCAAAGTATTTATGACTGAGCTGGGTCCAAATgcccaaaaaaaattaacccCCCCGCCCTGTTTTGAATCTCTATTTCTCAACAGTTTTCTCCAAGTGCACTCGTTCTAACCTGTTTCTTCAACTCTTCCACTCTCTTCCTTAGCAAGGTGTTTTCCTCCTCCAATAGCCTGTACTCCACAGGACGTGTGGGCAACGCCGCCTGGACTCCGAGCTCATACTGGCCGCCCACACTGCCGTCCGTCAGTCGCAGGCCTTCCAAGCGCCGCCTCTTGATCTGGAGGGCCGTCTGCTCCAGTGAGCTGTCCAGGGTCGCCGAGTCAAAGAGCCCACTCTCAAGTAAGGGGTCGTACACCGACAGCAAGCGCCTCGGTCCTGAGGTGCCTACTGCCAGACAGCCGCTCATTCCCGCCGCACCAACGCCCCCCACTCCTGCGAGACTCGCATCTCTGCAACCGCCCAAGCTTGGGCAGCCCACCGCCATCATATTATTACCCACACTTCCCACAAGTCCTGGAATACCCCCACAGCTTCCTCCTGCGCTCCCTCCAGCACCTACGCTACTTCCTGCATTCACCATTCCACTTGCACCAGGTCCGATAACGCCACCCGCTCCGACCCTGGCCGGTTCAGATTCATAGTCTTTTTGGACGTGGCGAAATTTACACTTATTGCCTCTCTGGCACTCCCCTTTCAGGAAGTCTCTGCAGATCGGGACCTCCCCTCTGCTATTCGGCAGATCCGTGGGGGAGAGGCCAAGTCGTGCTGCGACTTTCCCTCTCAGTGCAAGTGGCAGCTCTCCATTTTTCTTATAATAGTCCTCATCCTCTTTCGATCCATGAACAAAGCGACAGGTGGCGCGCAGACACTCCTTATTTTGGTAATCATGGCAGAAGATGAATTCGTTCTTTTGCACCCCTAAGTTTGGTACCTCATTAAAGTCGGGATGCTTGAAGCGACAACGCTTCCCTCTCTTGCAAACATTGCGAATAAAATCCCTGCACACCCCGTCCGCTGTCAGTCCAGCGCCTTGCATCGCACCTCC
Encoded here:
- the zc3h10 gene encoding zinc finger CCCH domain-containing protein 10; the encoded protein is MPDRDGSYLSAGGGTGGNLSEEGGPGSACAAEGRGGSGGIVAGMGGGGALGNGSGCGNGGGAMQGAGLTADGVCRDFIRNVCKRGKRCRFKHPDFNEVPNLGVQKNEFIFCHDYQNKECLRATCRFVHGSKEDEDYYKKNGELPLALRGKVAARLGLSPTDLPNSRGEVPICRDFLKGECQRGNKCKFRHVQKDYESEPARVGAGGVIGPGASGMVNAGSSVGAGGSAGGSCGGIPGLVGSVGNNMMAVGCPSLGGCRDASLAGVGGVGAAGMSGCLAVGTSGPRRLLSVYDPLLESGLFDSATLDSSLEQTALQIKRRRLEGLRLTDGSVGGQYELGVQAALPTRPVEYRLLEEENTLLRKRVEELKKQVANLIATNEVLLEQNAQFRSQTKVMTLSSTPAPAEQTLAAPVGPVSSYNHSIAQTHTTLSSTGLQPRPVTQQDLVAPTGAPAAPPTNAAPPTAPPPHLNPEITPLSAALAQTIAQGMAPPVSMAPVAVSVAPVAVSMSMTQPLPCITMSHATTPMVSYPIASQSMRITTLPHIT